Genomic segment of Triticum dicoccoides isolate Atlit2015 ecotype Zavitan unplaced genomic scaffold, WEW_v2.0 scaffold106610, whole genome shotgun sequence:
TGACGACCTACAGTATAGACATCAATAAAATCTGTcaattaactccaacatatatacaACTCGGCAGAAAGAAAGCACCTGCTCCATTAATTGATGCATCTGAACTATCATGAATTTATTCAATACCGTAAACATGATTTATATACATTAGTTAAACCAAATTAAACTGAATGCATGGGTTGCGACATGGGTGCTCCACAACAGTCTCATGCAATAATTCTGCCCTTCAATTGCACATCAGAACAATTGAGCAGATAGTTTAATTAGAATGTGAGCTAGTGGACCTTAACAAGAATGGACATCTGACCATAATAACCAATTAAAGATCATATATAACCCTGTTTCTTCCCTTCATGTTTCATTACGCTTCCTATAATAAACTAGATGAGTTCATGCATCTACTAATCACCTctggaaacaaaaggaaaaaaattaaTTCCTCACCGGTGATGTAGCGGCCAGCGAGCTGTACGGCAGCAACAAGAGCGGCATCTTGGATTTCTAAGCCATGGTGCTGTTCATACTGCTGCTTTAGCGCCCGCAGCATGGCAATGGTGGCCTGCGCGCTAGGCTCCTCAACGTGCACCTTCTGGAACCGCCGCTCGAGTGCGGCATCCTTCTCAATGTACTTACGGTAATCATCAAAAGTCGTCGCACCCACACAGCGGATGCGACCACGGGCCAACGCCGGCTTCAGCATATTGGCAGCATCCTGGCATCCCCCCCTCACTGCACCGGCGCCGAGAAGCGTGTGCATCTCGTCGATGAATAGAACTATCTTGCCACCTGAATCCTCCGCCTTCTTTATCACGCCTTTCAAGCGTTCCTCGAACATGCCACGGAACATGGTCCCGGCCACCATCGCCCCGAGATCAACATCCACAACGCGAGCCCCGGCAAGTGCTGCAGGGACCTTCCCGGCAGCGATGCGCTGTGCAAGGCCCTCGGCGATGGCTGTCTTGCCTACTCCTGCAGCACCGACCAGCGCGGCACAGTTCTTGGTCTTGCGGCAGAGGATGGAGATGACACGGTCTATCTCGCTGTCGCGGCCGACCACCGGGCTGACTGCCTGTTTGCTGCAGGCGGTCATGTCACGACCGTAGCTGCGCAGGCACACGGTGCGCTCGTAGTACCGCCACGCTGCCCAGCATAAACCAATGGCTGCCCCAGCACAGAGAACGCTCTCCACGCTTCC
This window contains:
- the LOC119342825 gene encoding chaperone protein ClpB 2-like, producing the protein MERTSTYDSLLGTWSIMASDGETPTGAVLDRFLLHASRLYGSVESVLCAGAAIGLCWAAWRYYERTVCLRSYGRDMTACSKQAVSPVVGRDSEIDRVISILCRKTKNCAALVGAAGVGKTAIAEGLAQRIAAGKVPAALAGARVVDVDLGAMVAGTMFRGMFEERLKGVIKKAEDSGGKIVLFIDEMHTLLGAGAVRGGCQDAANMLKPALARGRIRCVGATTFDDYRKYIEKDAALERRFQKVHVEEPSAQATIAMLRALKQQYEQHHGLEIQDAALVAAVQLAGRYITGRQFPDKAIDLIDEACATATKTMMRVGDQKENVNTVQCSSKNAVKE